From the genome of Triticum aestivum cultivar Chinese Spring chromosome 1A, IWGSC CS RefSeq v2.1, whole genome shotgun sequence:
tcatatcacttatatttgattgcatgtgatgtttatcctttatgcatcttattttgcttagatcgacggtagcattataagatgatttctcactaaatttcaaggtacaagtgttctccctgagtatgcatcattgtgacggttcttcgtgctgagacaccacgtgatgatcgggtgtgataagctctacgttcatatacaacgggtgcaagccagttttgcacacgcggaatactcgggtcaaacttgacgagcctagcatatgcagatatggcctcggaacactggagaccgaaaggtcgagcgtgaatcatatagtagatatgattaacatagtgacgttcaccattgaaaacttctccatctcacgtgattatcggacatggtttagttgatatggatcatgtgatcatttagatgattagagggatgtctatctaagtgggagttcttaagtaatatgattaattgaactttaatttatcatgaacttagtcctggtagtattagcatatctatgttgtagatcaatacctcgcgatgtagctccccgtttatttttatatgttcctagagaaatataagttgaaagatgttagtagcaatgatgtggattggatccgtgatctgaggattatcctcattgttgcacagaagaattgtgtcctcgatgcaccgctaggtgacagaccgattacaggagtagatgcagacattatgaacgtttggtaagctcgatatgatgactacttgatagtttagtgcaccatgctttacgacttagaatcggggcttcaaagatgttttgaacgccatggagcatatgagatgttccaagagttgaaattagtatttcagactcatgcccatgtcgaaaggtatgagacctttgacaagtactttgcctacaagatggaagagaatagcttagctagtgagcatgtgctcaaaatgtctgattattacaatcacttgaatcaagtgggagttaatcttctagataagatagtgattgacagagttctctagtcactatcaccaagttactagaactttgtgatgaactataatatgcaagggataacggaaacgattcccaagctcttcgtgatgctgaaatcgacaaaggtagaaatcaagaaaagcatcaagtgttgatggttgacaagaccactagtttcaagaaaagggcaaagggaagaaggggaacttcaagaagaacgggcaagcaagttgctgctcaactgaagaagcccaagtctggacctaagcctgagactaagtgcttctactgcaaagggacttgtcactggaagcggaactgccccaagtatttggcggataagaaggatggcaaagtgaacaaaggtatatttgatatacatgttattgatgtgtactttactaatgtttatagcaacccctcagtatttgatactagttcagttgctaaagattagtaactcgaaacaggagttgcagaatgaacaaagactagttaagggtgaagtgacgatgtgtgttggaagtggttccaagattgatatgatcatcatcgcacactccctatactttcgggattagtgttgaacctaaataaatgttatttggtgtttgcattgagcatgaatatgatttgatcatgtttattgcaatacagttattcatttaaagtcggagaataattgttgttctatttacatgaataaaaccttcaatggtcatacacccaatgaaaatagtttgttggatctcgatcgtagtgatacacatattcataatattgaagccaaaagatgcaaagttaataatgatagtgcaacttatttgtggcactgccgtttaggtcatattggtgtaaagcgcatgaagaaactccatgctgatgggcttttggagtcacttgattatgaatcatttgatgcttgcgaaccatgcctcatgggcaagatgactaaaactccattctatggaacaatggagcgagcaacagatttgttggaaatcatacatactgatgtacgtggtccaatgaatgttgaggctcgcggagggtatcattattttctcacgttcacagatgatttgagcagatatgggtatatctacttgatgaaacataagtatgaaacatttgaaaagttcaaagaatttcagagtgaagtggaaaatcatcgtaacaagaaaataaagtttctacgatctgatcgtggaggagaacatttgagttacgagtttggtcttcatttgaaacaatgcggaatagtttcacaactcatgccacccggaacaccacagcataatggtgtgtccgaacatcgtaactgtactttattagatatggtgcaatctatgatgtctcttaccgatttaccactatcgttttttagggttatgcattagagacagctacattcacgttaaatagggcaccatctaaatccgttgagatgacactgtatgaattgtggtttggcaagaaacctaagctgtcgtttcttaaagtttggggttatgatgcttatgtgaaaaagtttcaacctgataagctcgaatccaaatcgaagaaatgcgtcttcataggatacccaaaggaaactgttgggtacaccttctatcacagatctgaaggcgagatattcgttgctaacaatggatcctttctagagaaggagtttctctcgaaagaagtgagtgggaggaaagtagaacttgatgaggtaattgtaccttctcccggattagaaagtagttcatcacagaaatcagttccagtgattcctacaccaattagtgaggaagctaatgatgatgatcatgaaacttcagatcaagttactaccgaacctcgtaggtcaaccagagtaagatccgcatcagagtggtacggtaatcctgttctggaggtcatgttacttgaccatgacgaacctacaaactatgaggaagtgatgatgaacccagattccgcgaaatggcttgaggccatgaaatctgagataggatccatgtatgagaacaaagtatggactttggttgacttgcccgatgatcggcaagccataaagaataaatggatcttcaagaggaagacagacgctaatagtagtgttccTATCTACACAGCTTgaattgtcaaaaaaggtttttgacaagttcaaggtgttgacgacgataagattttctcaatcgtaacgatgcttaagtctgtctgaatcatgttagcagttgccacattttatgaaatctggcaaatggatgtcaaaactacattcttaatggatttcttaaagaagagttgtatatgatacaacaagaaggttttgtcaatcctaaaggtgctaacaaagtgtgcaagctccagtgatccatctatggactagtgcaagcatctcaaagttggaatatacgctttgatgagttgatcaaagcatatagttttatacagacttgcggtgaagcctgtatttacaagaaagtgagtgggagcactacagcctttctgataagtatatgtgaaagacatactgTTGCTCtcaaatgatgtagaattttctggaaagcataaaggagtatttgaaaggagtttctcaaagaaagaccttggtaaagctgcttacatattgagcatcaagatctatagagatagatcaagacgcttgataaagattTTGAATGCGAACATACCTtgaaagattttgaagtagttcaaactggaacagtcaaagaaggtgttcttgcctgtgttgcaaggtgtggagttgagtaagactcaaaacctgaccatggcagaaaatagaaagagaatgaaagtcattccctatgcctcagtcataggttctataaagtatgctatgttgtgtactagacctattgtgtaccttgctatgagtttggcaagggagtacaatagtgatctaggagtagatcacaggatagcagtcaaaattatccttagaagactaaggaaatatttctcggttatggaggtaacaaagagttcgtcgtaaagagttacatcgatgcaaacttttacaccgatccagatgactctgcgtctcaatctggatacatattgaaagtgggagaaattagctagagtagctccgtgcagagcattgttgacatagaaatttgcaaaatacattcggatccgaatatggcagacccgttgactaaacttctctcacaagcaaaacatgatcacaccttagtactctttgggtgttaatcacatggcgatgtgaactaagattactgactctagtaaaccctttgagtgttgctcacatggcgatgtgaactatgggtgttaatcacatggtgatgtgaactattggtgttaaatcatatggcgatgtgaactagattattgactctggtgcaagtgggagactgaaggaatatgccctagaggcaataataaagttattatttatttccttatttcatgataaatttttattattcatgctagattgtattaaccggaaacttagtacatgtgtggatacatagacaaacagagtgtcactagtatgcctctacttgactagctcgttgaatcaaagatggttaagtttcctagccatagacatgagttgtcatttgattaacgggatcacatcattagagaatgatgtgattgacttgacccatttcgttagcttagcacttgatcgtttagtatgttgctagtgctttcttcatgacttgtacatgttcctatgagtatgagattatgcaactcccaaataccagaggaacactttgtgtgctactaaacgtcacaatgtaactgggtgattataaaggtgctctacaggtgtctccgatggtgtttgttggattggcatagatcgagattaggatttgtcactccgattgtcggagaggtatctctgggccctctcggtaatgcacatcactataagccttgcaaacaatgtgactaatgagttagttgcgggatgatgcattacggaacgagtaaagagacttgccggtaatgatattgaactaggtattgagataccaacgatcgaatctcgggtaagtaacataccgatgacaaagggaacaacgtatgttgttatgcggtttgaccgataaagatctttgtagaatatgtaggaaccaatatgagcatccaggttccgctattggttattgaccggagatgagtctcagtcatgtctacatagttctcgaacccgtagggtccgcacgcttaacgttctatgacgatttgtattatgagttatgtgatttgataaccgaagtttgttcagagtccaggatgagatcggggacatgacgaggagtctcggaatggtcgagacgtaaagatcgatattttgtaaggctatattcggacatcggaaaggttcgagtgattcgggtatttttggagtaccggagagttacgggaattcgtattgggccttaatgggccatacgggaaaggagagaaaggcctcaagggtggccgcaccccttccctatGGACTGGTCCGAAATGGACTAGGGaaaggggtgcccccttccttccttctccttctcccttccctttttcctattccatgtgggaggtggaatcctactaggactaggagtcctagtaggactccacactttgggcgcgccctatgagggccggcctcctcctccctccatcctttatatacgtggccagggggcaccccatagacacacaaattgatcattgatcccttagccgtgtgtggtgccccctccaccataatccacctcggtcatatcgtcgtagtgcttaggtgaagccctgcgccggtagcttcatcatcaccgtcatcacgccttcgtgctgacgaagctctccctcgacactctgatggatcgtgagttcgtgggacgtcaccgagcttaacgtgtgcagatcacggaggtgccgtactttcggtgctaagatcggtcgatcgtgaagacgtacgactacatcaaccacattgtcataatgcttcctcttacggtctacgagggtacgtggactacactatcccctctcgttgctatgcatcaccatgatcttgcgtgtgcgtaggaaatttttgaaattactgtgttctcCAACAGCCTTAACTGTAATTTCTCCCTCGGATCGTATTTCTTGAAAGGTCGGGGTGAATCTATTCCGCCATGACGCCGGGGAGCCTCGTGAAGCTCTTTGTACCTGCCCGATGGCCTATGTTGGCCTCGAGGAGGGCGGTCGGGCTTCTCGGTCCACTCGCATTAAATAGCACGTTGCCTTCGGCCTCCTCTCTAGCTCTTGAAGTAGGTTCCTTCATGAGTTAAGCTGATTAGCCCCGGCTTTCCCAAGCTTGTCCTCAAGTTCCTGCTCAGCCTAGAGGAGCTCGACCCATTTGTCGTTAAGCTCGTCCTGTTTGGATTTAAGATGATGGGTCTTCTTATTGATGCTCTTGGTGGTGCTGGCAAATCGCCGGCGGAAGGTTTTGAGCTAAGGCGCCTCAAGGGCCTCCTCAATAACATCAAATTCATCAAGATTGAGGCTTCTATCCTCCTCATATTCCAATAATAATCGATGTCCTCGGGGTCATCATCCCCGTTGATCATACCGTCGTCGTTGTTGTTTTTGTCGGCGCCAACATCGTTGTCGGCTTTCTGGTTGTCGGTGTCATCTTGAGCAGTGTCATTGTCGGCAGTAACACCATCTCCAGTTCCCTTGTTGCTTGCATCACCATTGCCAGTTCCTCCATTACGACGGACTCTGCGTCGACGTTTTGGGGGGTGGTCCTTTGCCTCCTCCTCCATCtctgggggtgtccaccatgtagatatCATAAGTGGAGGTAGCATCCACTTGCTGATATGAGTAGTGGCAGCCGGTGAGGTAGTGTACGACATCTCAtcgacatcttcatccatgtcgGCTTCTTCATCGGATGCGTACGCTAGAACGTCGCTTAAATCCTTGATGGTAGCGACTAGGTGGGTGGAGGGTGGGTTGAAAATTTCGGCTCCTCCAGATATGTCCCCGGTCTGATCGTAAACCAAGGTTCGACCATTCGAGATTGTGAGGCTCTGAATCCGACCTAACATCTCATTCGGAACCACTTTGTCGGCCTCGCCCATATCCCGACTTAAGGTTGGGCTTAGCTGAAGCTTGCTCGAGATCTCATTTGACATGGTATCGGGGATTTCGTCGGCCACACTCGACGTCTATTCTGACGAGGAAGTGTTCGGCTGTGAGCTTGAAGCCAGACCCGATGTGTGATCCGCGTCGTGGTCCTGATCCTAGATTGAATCTGAGATCGACGTGATGGCACCGATGAGGTCCTCGGACTAGTCTGACACCCAGCCCAAGAACGCAAGTTTGCCACGGGCATCCGCGGCATATTCCATGTTTCCAGACATGATGGTCTGGCGTGGAGCGAAATTTTTGATCTGCCCGAAGTGGCTAGTCGAATTGGCGTAGAGCGTGACACTGCCGAAGACAAAAAGTTGTCCAGGGAAGAAGGTCTTCCCACAACCAATGTTGTCGTCGATCCAAAGATGAGCCATGGAGCTGCTTTGACCACACAACGAGACATGCATGGGCCACCAATGTCGGAGTTGAattcggcggatctcgggtagggggtcccgagctggtgACCTTAGCTAGATGGTAACAGGACGAAGAGGGAcacaatattttacccaggttcaggccctctcgaagaggtaaaaccctatgtcctgcttctaTTGTATTGGTTGTGACGGATACAAAATACAGGATGATCTACCTCGAGGTCGTATGTGAATGGATGTTTCTCTACCCTATGGTCTAAAACTgctcggcttatatagacaccatgggtacctagggttacatgtAGGGCGGTTACATTAAGGGGTAAACATGCCGACAATTGGAATGTGCGTATGCGCCAAGTCTTCGGAGGACTCCATCTTTGAGCACGTAGTGGGATATGGTAAATTTGGCCCACTTGTCGATTATCCGGGGGTCCTCAGCCCGGCCCACAATTAGGGGGCCGACATGGTTAGCACCTCCTAGTTTAGGACACTTGAGTAAGAACTCTCAATAGCAACTCACACTCTAAAGTCTAAAAAACTATATTGTGGCCTCCTTAAACAAAACAAAATTCATCTCTGGCCATCGCAGCAGTGGTTTCTCAGGAGCATCTTTTACCTTCAAATGTGCGCTTGTTTCTCTCTTTCCATGGGTTCCAAGCCACGTAAATAGCGGAAGTTATTTGCGAACGGGAATCCTGGTGCTTGCACAGGCCCAGATCCTTCTCCACCATCCCTGGATCGCCATCGATGGCGTACCAACATTGGCCACTTGAGGGTCACTTCAAAGGAAGGAATGCCAAACTTCCCGGGCAAACGGACATGTGAGAGTTAAATGGGCAGCCGACTCAAGTTCCTGATCACGGAAGGTGCATTTGTCGTTGTGCAGACAATCCCTCATGGCAAAACGATCTGCTGTCCAGTTCCTGCAGGACCAACAACCACAAATAGAACTTCGCCTTGGGCTCGCTCTTGATGTTGCAAGTTGCATGCAGCAAGGGGTCAGTGGTGCGACCAATAAACTGAGCAGTATATGTAGACTAAAGCCGCGTAGCAGCCGTTATTTCCGGCAGATGTTGTCAGGAGCATCAGGGAGGACCGTGTGATGTAGCATGTCCCAAAGGTTGACAAATTCGTCCAGGAGCTGCTCGGTGTTGATGTTTCTCCAAACCCTTCATCCATCTTGTACAGAGAGATTTTTCCGTCGAGCCAAGCAGAATAGGCCGAAGCGTTATCCGTAGGAGCCATGTCACACAGTCATTCCAAAACCTTGCGCTCACCGAGGGTTATTTCCATGCAAGCAGAGAAAAGTGATCTGCCCGTGCGGTCACAGGGGATGGGGGAGCCCTGCCACGGTTGCAGGTTGCtgctccactcaagccatgcccaaCGTAGCCGCGGGAGCACAGCCGAAGCATGGTCCTTAACTCCGAGGCCTCCCAATTTTTTTGGTGAGCAGACCTTCCAATTGACAAGGCACTCCTCGTAACTGAGTGGAAggcctagtttttttgtttttgttttttttttgtttttttgaaagcaGAGTGGAAGGCCTAGTTAGCGGCAAGGTAGAGAGCCCGAAATCAAGCTCTTCGCACCTTATTGGATAGGCAACGCATTTCTGGGCATTAATCTGAAGGATCACCATATGTTTCCAACAAGACAGAGCCGCAAACTCCGTCTAGTCTCTATGGTAGTGCGTATGATGACAAGGTCCGTTACCGGAGTGCTTTGGCTTTGGTAGCAGCAGCTGTGACAGGTAGGGGCCGAAGCATATGTATCTTTAATGTTAAAACTAGAATCGTGCTTGTGACAATTTCGTTTCGGTGATTTGTTGTACTCCAAATTAAGTTCCATGTGGCAGTTGACGTTGATGCGTCTAGCTCCCCAGGTGTGTTGTTTTGGAACTTGGATGCAGGGCAGTGGTACTGTCGTAGTTTGACGCTGATGTGCGTGTCCCCTAGTgtcgagtaaattgcaaaaaatcGTTATAATTGGGGACTCTAATTCAAAAAACCATctcattttttctttcaaaaaacaACCAACATTGTGCTAACTGTTTTCAAAAAGCGCTGATCTCTCAGGTAAACACTTGCTGAGTGTAAAACAGACAAGTAGGTCCCACTACAAGCGAGTATGTGGCTACCAAAACTAACGGTGGTTGACTGGAATTTAGTTGACCGTCAAAATAGACATGGGCCTACATGTCAGTGTGATCTTACTTCTCTATCTTTATCTAATCTAATTATAAAGCACGTACTGGTTCTGCTCGATCACCATCGCggcatttttgcaaaaaaaaactctGTAGTTTAAAGTGGATCTAACAAAACCTTTCATTTTCACAGATTAACCCCTGCATTTGTAAGTATTTGATCAGCGATCCTTTTTAGGATAAGGTTTCGTTTTTTGCAAGGGCAGCCATGGCAGGGAGGAGCAGGGGCGGAGCTGCATGTATGCTTCCTGATGCACGGGCATCAGGGTCGAAATAATTTTCGAGTAGTGATTAGCTCTCGTAATATGTGTGCATCAGGTTACACTGACTGTTGTGCATCAGGGAGCTGAAAATTTGCTCCAGCCGGCCTTTTCGGCCGGAGCCCGTAGTCCTTTGGGTAGGGAATTCATGGGCTTTTTCCCAGCAGGCCCTAGAAgctaagggctcctttgattcaaaggaattctataagatttctggaggattgaaatccttaaGAATTTTTTCTATGTTGATCTTTTGATTTATAGGATTGgatcccataggaatttttcctatgaaatcttttgtactacatttcataggaaatctaacatccactccaacctctttttacaattcTTTTGCTTTTCCTGTGCCATCAAACACTCCATGCTAATCCTGTAGGATTCATGTGTGCATGCCACTCCAACCctatacttttcctattcctacgttttgaaaatcctgcgaatcaaagagggccTAATCGTTGTAGGAAGCCAATGCGAGCCAGAAATAAATTTACCGATCACGCACACAACAAATCACCGAAAACGAAACGAAATTGGAGTATTAAGTTAGAATGATGTATCGTTATAAACTGTTGATGTACTTTTCATTTTTTAGAGGCGTGCTGTATTTTACAGCAAGAAAATAATACTATCTCTGTAACTTGATGTAAGGCGTTTTGCAGCACAATTGAACTGCAAAACGTCTTACATTAAGTTACAACTGCTGTAAAAATGTCTTAAATTAACGCAAAAGATTTCATGCCACAGTTAGCTGATCGGTTCAATGAATTCAGCacatcaaatttgaactaaaaccatgacactagttttggaacaaagggagtattaGCTTGCGAGAAACTCCTGCAGCACCAAACATGTCATGATCTTAAACTATTTGTCCGAATGTGCGAAGAGATATCATATTAGGAAAAATTACATCCATACGAGAACAATATCCAAGTTTAGAGCAATGATGGCTAAAATTCTGATGCCAATACAAGTGCAAACGAGAtgtagaggaaatttcaatcaaTCTTTTGCAACTTCACAACACCTTACCATAAGGCCAGCTCGCTCTACTCAGAGTACAATCCACCAAAGAACTGAGTTCAAAgtcaaaggaaaaaaaacaaattgATGCGACCACAAACCAGCACCACACCATTTCTTGTCGTACGCAACCCCACTAGCACATCAGATTAAGACTAACCCCTCTAGCACATCAGATTAAGACTTAAGCAAGAAACCAAGAGAAATCAGGCCTCATCTTCACTTTCTTCATCACTTCCGTAAATGAAGGGGAAAACAACATCTTTGTGCCCACCCAAGTAGCCACCGCTAGTGGGATGCAAAAGCTCTTTTGCACGGTCCTTGCACCCATAACAGTTACCTTATAAAACAAGGAAAGTGTATTAGCAGTAGAGATGCATAACTAAAGTATCTGCACACACAAAAAAATCTGAACAACATAATAGATAGTTACCCGAGTCATTAGCTTCCAAAGGGGTGCAAAGAtacacatcctcctcctctctacaaTCTGGATGCACCTCCGCAAAGAACAAACTAGATGGGTCACCTTGCATTTTCACAAGAAAGTTAAAGTGTACGTATCCCTTTCCCCCCTCGATGATTAGGTTTCTTGCTTTCACTTCTATTACCTCGAGGTCAGTAGGCTGAAATACAAATGACACATGTAAATTAACAAGCCTGACGAgatatattttat
Proteins encoded in this window:
- the LOC123064223 gene encoding uncharacterized protein isoform X2, which codes for MDQVAHIVHPLAMDQDGFAELETWEDPTPRPSPFTLKELGDAWVAAAKRQLIRRPKTPPREELLRRSQEHDQKSLIIALNVYAKQNNMQPTDLEVIEVKARNLIIEGGKGYVHFNFLVKMQGDPSSLFFAEVHPDCREEEDVYLCTPLEANDSGNCYGCKDRAKELLHPTSGGYLGGHKDVVFPFIYGSDEESEDEA
- the LOC123064223 gene encoding uncharacterized protein isoform X1; the encoded protein is MSLTRSSSSASSGTASPPSEQGSVSGEEHIFNWDGFAELETWEDPTPRPSPFTLKELGDAWVAAAKRQLIRRPKTPPREELLRRSQEHDQKSLIIALNVYAKQNNMQPTDLEVIEVKARNLIIEGGKGYVHFNFLVKMQGDPSSLFFAEVHPDCREEEDVYLCTPLEANDSGNCYGCKDRAKELLHPTSGGYLGGHKDVVFPFIYGSDEESEDEA